One region of Salvia miltiorrhiza cultivar Shanhuang (shh) chromosome 3, IMPLAD_Smil_shh, whole genome shotgun sequence genomic DNA includes:
- the LOC131018440 gene encoding uncharacterized protein LOC131018440: MSGPQRKDLAWNYAISMEVLAKGANKGYKYLKCTFCSKEISGGVKRVNDHLGCNHKNVAPCSRVPDDFKNSMKEYLRTFEESKHTKQREFDDAVDGGAYFGVDLPFPANVERGIRGPMDRFIANELEDGKVVPPSATAKEHRSRVYLDIGRFLFENAIPFNCIRSPSFISMVRSIGGYGRGLKPPSMHEMRTWILKEEVKTTSAIVDEIKATWKHTGKLFELLDEVVEEIGEEHVVQVITDNGAAYKAAERLLMDKRTSLYWTPCAAHCIDLMLEKIGELPQHKNALLKAKRVTNYIHNHQWILSLTRKFAKKDLLRPAATQFATAYLTLESMYELKQPLEQMFVSRDWIGCAWAKKDEGKAVRKIIMSDNSFWASVVYSIKTTKPLVDVLRVVDGERAPVMGFIYAAMDEAKEKIAKNLNDEVGAYKEIWNIIDDKWEKQLHRDLHATAYYLNPQFRWGENVSEHAEIKKGLFNCMERMIKDNDTYLKVDVQLDEYKNKRELFGSRASMSTYTSRAPVDWWEHFGDEVPHLKAQREFLGLLARPQLVNRQLRKEKDDPLVVEDVASDDEWIANPNDENDIDVDDANSDEIEADHMDEGTSSSIPRKRGRSEVSKKGKGKEVEHRLVDEDLDEDDESAGDDYN; the protein is encoded by the exons atGAGTGGCCCACAACGAAAAGACCTTGCATggaattatgcaatttcaatggAAGTGCTGGCAAAAGGTGCAAATAAAGGATACAAATATTTGAAGTGTACATTTTGTAGCAAGGAAATCAGTGGGGGAGTTAAGAGAGTCAATGATCATTTGGGTTGCAATCACAAGAACGTGGCTCCCTGTTCACGCGTACCTGATGACTTTAAGAACTCGATGAAAGAATATTTGAGAACATTTGAGGAATCAAAACACACCAAACAGCGAGAATTCGATGATGCGGTTGATGGTGGAGCCTATTTTGGTGTTGATCTGCCGTTCCCAGCCAACGTGGAGAGAGGTATCAGAGGCCCTATGGATCGATTTATTGCTAATGAGTTAGAAGATGGCAAAGTAGTCCCTCCAAGTGCAACGGCTAAAGAGCATCGTAGTCGAGTTTATCTAGATATTGGGAGGTTCTTATTTGAGAACGCAATCCCATTTAATTGCATTAGAAGTCCATCATTCATTAGTATGGTGCGCTCAATTGGGGGTTACGGTCGAGGGTTGAAGCCTCCATCAATGCATGAGATGAGAACTTGGATCCTCAAAGAAGAAGTAAAGACGACATCTGCCATTGTCGATGAGATCAAAGCAACTTGGAAGCACACGGGA AAATTGTTTGAGTTACTTGATGAAGTTGTTGAAGAAATCGGAGAGGAGCATGTTGTGCAGGTGATAACAGATAATGGAGCCGCATACAAAGCAGCCGAGCGTTTGTTAATGGATAAGAGGACTAGCTTATACTGGACTCCGTGTGCAGCCCACTGCATTGATCTAATGCTTGAAAAGATCGGTGAACTGCCACAGCACAAGAATGCTTTACTTAAAGCAAAGAGGGTGACTAATTACATCCACAACCATCAGTGGATTTTGAGCTTAACAAGAAAGTTTGCTAAGAAAGATCTTCTCCGACCAGCTGCCACTCAATTCGCGACTGCCTATCTTACATTGGAGAGCATGTATGAGTTGAAACAGCCGCTGGAGCAGATGTTCGTTTCGAGAGATTGGATAGGATGTGCGTGGGCAAAAAAGGATGAGGGAAAGGCTGTGAGAAAAATTATCATGAGTGATAATTCATTTTGGGCTAGTGTGGTTTACTCTATTAAGACCACAAAGCCTCTTGTGGATGTGTTGAGAGTGGTTGACGGTGAAAGGGCACCGGTAATGGGATTTATCTACGCTGCTATGGACGAAGCCAAAGAAAAGATAGCCAAGAATTTGAATGACGAAGTAGGTGCCTACAAGGAGATTTGGAATATCATCGATGATAAGTGGGAGAAGCAATTGCACCGTGACCTTCACGCAACTGCTTATTATTTGAACCCGCAATTTAGATGGGGTGAGAATGTTTCCGAGCATGCGGAGATTAAAAAGGGGTTGTTTAATTGTATGGAGAGGATGATCAAGGATAACGACACTTATTTGAAGGTCGATGTCCAACTTGACGAgtacaaaaataaaagagaGCTATTTGGCTCGAGAGCATCTATGTCAACATACACATCTCGTGCACCTG TTGATTGGTGGGAACATTTTGGAGATGAAGTTCCCCATCTCAAAGCACAAAGAGAATTCTTGGGCTTACTTGCTCGGCCTCAGCTTGTGAAC AGGCAATTAAGAAAGGAAAAGGACGATCCTTTGGTTGTTGAAGACGTAGCTTCCGATGATGAGTGGATAGCCAATCCAAATGACGAAAATGATATTGATGTTGATGATGCTAACTCTGATGAAATTGAGGCAGATCATATGGATGAGGGGACAAGTTCTTCCATACCAAGAAAGAGAGGAAGAAGTGAAGTATCAAAGAAAG GAAAAGGAAAAGAGGTTGAGCATAGACTTGTGGATGAGGAcctggatgaggatgatgaaagTGCAGGAGATGATTATAATTAA